A single genomic interval of Bacteroidales bacterium harbors:
- a CDS encoding alpha/beta fold hydrolase, with product MELFYRQLGNGFPIIILHGLYGMSDNWMSIARQLSNKYQIWLPDQRNHGRSPHSTIHTYQAMCNDLLEFIQKHQLHKPIVMGHSMGGKVAMTFAKEYPNLLSALVVVDIAPKNYQIHEAQDMHSHHHIIESLCSLPLNKIDSREKADELLSDSLPSPLLRAFLLKNLQRSEHGFQWLFNLPVLKENLKHIAGGFDNDWQQATITGFPVLFLKGEQSDYITPNDIPLIEQIFPAAQIEVIPQSGHWLHAQNPQAFIAALQKYLNF from the coding sequence ATGGAACTTTTTTACAGACAATTAGGAAACGGTTTTCCTATTATCATTTTACACGGACTTTACGGAATGTCCGACAATTGGATGAGCATTGCCCGTCAACTATCAAACAAATATCAAATTTGGCTGCCCGATCAACGTAACCACGGACGCTCACCACACTCAACTATTCACACCTATCAAGCTATGTGCAACGATTTGCTTGAGTTTATACAAAAACATCAATTACACAAACCCATCGTCATGGGACACTCCATGGGCGGCAAGGTAGCTATGACTTTTGCTAAAGAATACCCTAATCTCCTATCAGCTTTAGTAGTAGTAGATATTGCTCCCAAAAACTATCAAATACATGAGGCACAAGATATGCATTCGCATCATCATATTATAGAAAGTTTATGTTCGTTACCGCTCAATAAAATCGATAGTAGAGAAAAAGCCGACGAATTACTCAGCGACTCGCTCCCCTCACCTCTTTTGCGAGCATTCTTATTAAAAAATCTACAACGTAGTGAACATGGATTTCAATGGCTGTTTAATTTACCCGTGTTAAAAGAAAATCTTAAGCATATAGCTGGTGGTTTCGATAATGATTGGCAACAAGCTACAATAACAGGGTTCCCTGTTTTATTTCTAAAAGGCGAACAATCTGATTATATTACACCTAATGATATTCCACTCATCGAGCAAATATTTCCTGCTGCACAAATAGAAGTAATTCCCCAGTCCGGGCATTGGCTTCATGCTCAAAATCCTCAAGCTTTTATCGCTGCTTTACAAAAATATCTTAACTTTTAA